The region GCAGATCGAACTTGACAAAGTACGCAGTAACGGCTATTCGTTTCAGGTTGAAATGAATTACAGAGCCTGGCGTCGTGCTCCAGAGCGGGTTAAGGAAGTACCGATCTTATTTGTGGACCGCACGGTTGGACAGAGTAAAATGTCCAAAGCAATTGTCCGTGAAGCTATCTGGCGCGTCTGGTGGTTACGCGTGATGACCCTGTTTGGGAAAATATAAACTTAATTCATTCTGCATACCGGTTGTATGAAGCTCTCAATTATAATTGTCAATTACAATGTAAAGGCTTTTCTACAACAGTGTCTTGAGAGCATTTTAAGAACAACACAGGATCTTGAATCTGAGATATTTGTGGTCGATAACCATTCAGTGGATGGCAGTATCGAGATGCTTAAAGAACAATTCCCTCAGATCAAACTCATTGCTAATGCTGAAAATCTAGGTTTTGCCAAAGCTAATAATCAAGCCCTTGAACAAGCTACCGGAGAGTATGTCTGGCTTCTGAATCCGGATACGCTGGTCCAGGAGGATACTGCCGAAAAGCTTATAGAAAGCATGGAAGCAGATTCCGATATTGGCTTACTCGGGTGTAAAATACTTAATGATGACGGCAGTCTACAACTGGCTTGCCGCAGAAGCTTTCCAACACCCTGGGTAGCTTTTACAAAAATTCTTGGCTTGGCGAACCTCTTTCCAAAGTCAAAATGGTTCGGGCGTTACAATCTCACTCATCTTGATCCAGATGAAGCCTATCCTGTAGAAGCTATCAGCGGCTCATGCATGTTTATTCGGCGCAAAGCGTTGGAAGCTGTTGGCCATCTGGATGAGACATTTTTTATGTACGGTGAGGATCTGGATTGGTGCTTTCGTTTTGGGCAGGCAGGCTGGAAAGTATTCTACACACCTGAAACAAGCATCGTTCATTATAAGGGTGAGTCCTCCAAAGTCGCGGCATGGGATAGTATGACCCACTTCTATCGTGCTATGGATATCTTTGCTAAGAAACATTTCAAGTCCACCAGTCGCTTTCCTCTGCACTGGATCCTGCGTGGTGGTATTTTAATTAGATATCTATTGTCCATTATCAGTAAGCTTGGCAAGAATAGCATTGGATACATATTTGATCTTTTGGGTCTTTTAGCGATTACCCTGGCTGCTATTTATTTAAAGTTTCGAACATTTGAGGTCCTCTCTGAATACATAGTTGTGCTTCCCGTCTATTTGGGAAGCTGGCTTGCTGTGATCTCAAGTGTTGGTTTATACAGAACATACAGGTATTCAGTCGGTCGGTCTATTCTTGCTGCTACTGTGGGTTTTCTGATAAATGTGACTCTGACCTATTTCTTTCAGGATTATGCATTTTCCAGGGTGGTGATGCTGATCAGTTACATCGGAGCTCTATTCTGGATTCCGGGGTGGCGAATCATTGCCTCTTCACGTCGCACTGAGAATTTTGAATTGGGGACTCAACGTACTTTGATCATCGGTGATCTGGAAAGTGCCGGCGACATCTATTCCAAACTAATCACCAATCTTGGTTTGGGCTACACACCCATTGGTATTGTTGAGATTGAACCTTCGGAGGATCAGGATAAACGGATAATTGGCCGACTTGACGATCTATTGGATTTGGTTCAATATCATCGCATTGATGATGTCATATTTACTTCGGACAACTTTAAGTTAAAGCAGATCTTCGAATATTTACCTGCATTGAGTAGGCAGGGGGTCAAAATTAAATTGGTTCCCGGCAATTTGTCATTCATCATTGGCAAATCAACGGTAGAAAGTTTACATGCAGTACAATTCGTTGATATGGATTTTAAATATTACCATACTGGATCACGTCTTATCAAACGCCTGGAGGATTTGATCCTGGCTCCATTATTTCTGATCTTCCTGCGTCCATTTTTGGGATTTGCAGTCAGGTCAAAGGGAATGATCAAGAAGCAGATCAACCTGCTTGGTCATGAGTATGCTGTTTATTATTCGAAAACCGGTCAGGAAAACTTTTGGAGCAATTTAGGCTTGCTGCCACAGGTGATCAGGGGAAAGTTAAGCCTGGTAGGCTCTCCCCTTGAGTTGAAAGACAATGGGTGGGATGTGAAACGGGGCTTATTTAGTCTTGAATCTGTTCGAGGTGGAACTGAGCTTAGTGAAGAAGAAAGATATTCGCTCTTGAACTATTACCTCCATAACCATTCAGGTTTACTTGATCTTGAGATCATTATTAAAGCTATTTTAGGAAAATAATATGTCGAAAACAGTTTTAGATTTTGAAAAACCGATCCATGATCTGG is a window of Candidatus Neomarinimicrobiota bacterium DNA encoding:
- a CDS encoding glycosyltransferase, with translation MKLSIIIVNYNVKAFLQQCLESILRTTQDLESEIFVVDNHSVDGSIEMLKEQFPQIKLIANAENLGFAKANNQALEQATGEYVWLLNPDTLVQEDTAEKLIESMEADSDIGLLGCKILNDDGSLQLACRRSFPTPWVAFTKILGLANLFPKSKWFGRYNLTHLDPDEAYPVEAISGSCMFIRRKALEAVGHLDETFFMYGEDLDWCFRFGQAGWKVFYTPETSIVHYKGESSKVAAWDSMTHFYRAMDIFAKKHFKSTSRFPLHWILRGGILIRYLLSIISKLGKNSIGYIFDLLGLLAITLAAIYLKFRTFEVLSEYIVVLPVYLGSWLAVISSVGLYRTYRYSVGRSILAATVGFLINVTLTYFFQDYAFSRVVMLISYIGALFWIPGWRIIASSRRTENFELGTQRTLIIGDLESAGDIYSKLITNLGLGYTPIGIVEIEPSEDQDKRIIGRLDDLLDLVQYHRIDDVIFTSDNFKLKQIFEYLPALSRQGVKIKLVPGNLSFIIGKSTVESLHAVQFVDMDFKYYHTGSRLIKRLEDLILAPLFLIFLRPFLGFAVRSKGMIKKQINLLGHEYAVYYSKTGQENFWSNLGLLPQVIRGKLSLVGSPLELKDNGWDVKRGLFSLESVRGGTELSEEERYSLLNYYLHNHSGLLDLEIIIKAILGK